The following coding sequences lie in one Euhalothece natronophila Z-M001 genomic window:
- a CDS encoding HEAT repeat domain-containing protein, translated as MTAYNAETAIAHLNQTEDLSLRYYAAWWLGKFRITDSAAMTALLNALEDEADRSPDGGYPLRRNAARALGKLGNPQAVPSLIENLNCSDYYVREASAQALEEIGDSRAISPLLALLEGGVEAAKPMPGKPHLVQPYEAVIEALGSLGATIAIAQIQPFLDHPVEKVQFAAARALYQLTKEEKYGMRLVEGLKAEKLPLRRSALMDLGATDYLDAGSAIAQTPAENSLKLIALKGLLENHLQHQDQPLSPEAVQLLTLMDSLL; from the coding sequence TGCTGAAACCGCGATCGCGCATTTAAACCAAACTGAAGATTTAAGTCTGCGCTATTATGCGGCTTGGTGGTTGGGAAAATTTCGGATTACCGATTCCGCCGCCATGACTGCCTTATTAAATGCCCTCGAAGACGAAGCAGATCGCTCTCCTGATGGGGGCTACCCCCTACGCCGTAATGCAGCTAGAGCGTTAGGAAAATTGGGCAATCCGCAAGCTGTTCCGTCACTGATTGAGAATTTAAACTGTAGCGATTATTATGTGCGAGAAGCCAGCGCTCAAGCCTTAGAAGAAATTGGGGATTCTCGTGCCATTTCTCCCTTATTAGCGTTATTGGAAGGGGGAGTGGAAGCCGCGAAACCGATGCCAGGAAAACCCCATTTAGTGCAACCCTACGAAGCAGTGATTGAGGCGTTAGGATCATTAGGGGCAACTATTGCCATCGCGCAGATTCAACCCTTTCTAGACCATCCTGTGGAAAAAGTGCAATTTGCCGCCGCCCGTGCCTTATATCAGTTGACAAAAGAAGAAAAATATGGTATGCGCTTAGTAGAAGGCTTAAAAGCGGAAAAACTGCCCCTGCGACGCTCAGCACTGATGGATTTAGGGGCAACAGATTATTTAGACGCTGGAAGCGCGATCGCGCAAACTCCTGCTGAAAATAGCTTAAAATTAATTGCCCTGAAAGGATTGCTAGAAAATCATCTCCAACACCAAGATCAGCCCTTATCCCCAGAAGCCGTGCAACTGTTAACTTTAATGGATTCTTTGCTCTAA
- a CDS encoding Uma2 family endonuclease, whose protein sequence is MESLTLNVPPAVGLTDEQFYQLCIANEPWQLELTQAGELVIMSPTGGESGIRNSNLTTDLNLWNRQAKLGKVFDSSTEFKLPSGAYRCPDVSWVKLERWQALTKEEQKRFPPICPDFVIELRGVQAAEDTSADSPSRSESDVLEKLRLKMQEYRDNGARLGWLIDPQTPLVEIYRPQQDVEVLNFSVDSPPQLFGEEVLPGFILDLTIILNP, encoded by the coding sequence ATGGAATCCCTCACTTTAAATGTACCTCCAGCAGTTGGTTTAACCGATGAGCAATTTTATCAACTCTGCATTGCTAATGAACCCTGGCAATTAGAACTTACGCAAGCTGGAGAATTAGTTATTATGTCTCCTACAGGCGGAGAAAGCGGAATCAGAAATTCTAATTTAACTACAGATTTAAACTTATGGAACCGTCAAGCCAAGTTAGGAAAGGTCTTTGACTCTTCTACAGAATTTAAATTACCTAGTGGTGCTTATCGTTGTCCTGATGTTTCTTGGGTTAAATTAGAGCGTTGGCAAGCTTTAACTAAAGAAGAACAAAAACGCTTTCCGCCCATTTGTCCCGATTTTGTCATTGAATTGCGGGGCGTACAAGCTGCCGAGGACACCTCGGCAGACAGCCCCTCGCGTTCCGAGAGTGATGTTTTGGAAAAATTACGCCTTAAAATGCAAGAATATCGAGATAATGGGGCGCGTTTAGGGTGGTTAATCGATCCGCAAACCCCTTTGGTAGAAATTTATCGACCCCAGCAAGATGTAGAAGTGTTGAATTTTTCTGTCGATTCCCCTCCTCAACTCTTCGGTGAAGAGGTTCTACCTGGTTTTATTCTAGATTTGACTATTATCTTAAACCCGTAG
- the ilvB gene encoding biosynthetic-type acetolactate synthase large subunit yields the protein MGYPDQSQKIASPPETAQTVQRATGAFALMDSLRRHGVTHIFGYPGGAILPIYDELHRAEARGDLTHILVRHEQAAAHAADGYARATGKVGVCFATSGPGATNLVTGLATAHMDSIPMVAITGQVARPAIGTDAFQETDIFGITLPVVKHSYVVRHASDMARIIAEAFHVASSGRPGPVLIDIPKDVGFEECDYVPVLPGQVNLRGFRPTQKGNARALTQAIKLIEASERPLLYVGGGAITSGAHQELQKLAEHFQIPVTTTLMGLGSFDENHPLSVSMLGMHGTAYANYAVSECDLLIAVGARFDDRVTGKLDEFASKAKVIHIDIDPAEVGKNRAPEVPVVGDVRTCLQQMLDRIAELGIPKNEERTKAWLERINGWRKTYPLVVPQYDDFLSPQEVIVEIGKQAPYAYYTTDVGQHQMWAAQFINFGPRRWISSSGLGTMGYGVPAAMGVKTAVPDQQVICVSGDASFQMNLQELGTLAQYGINVKTVIINNGWQGMVRQWQQTFFQERYSASNMQSGMPDFVKLCEAYGLKGIAVRDRANLSEAITEMLNHDGPVVLDAQVKKDENCYPMVAPGKSNSQMLGLQGQP from the coding sequence GTGGGTTATCCAGATCAGTCACAAAAAATCGCATCCCCTCCCGAAACTGCCCAAACTGTCCAAAGAGCTACAGGCGCATTTGCGTTAATGGACAGTTTAAGACGACATGGCGTTACGCATATTTTTGGCTATCCCGGAGGCGCAATCCTCCCCATTTATGATGAATTACACCGTGCTGAGGCGCGAGGAGATTTAACCCATATTCTTGTCCGTCACGAACAAGCGGCGGCTCATGCTGCTGATGGTTATGCCCGCGCAACAGGAAAAGTGGGAGTATGCTTTGCGACTTCTGGCCCCGGGGCAACTAACTTAGTAACTGGGTTAGCAACTGCTCACATGGATTCTATTCCTATGGTAGCCATTACAGGGCAAGTGGCTCGACCTGCCATTGGTACAGATGCTTTCCAAGAAACGGATATTTTTGGCATTACCCTACCCGTCGTCAAGCATTCTTATGTGGTGCGCCATGCTAGTGATATGGCAAGAATTATCGCTGAGGCATTTCATGTTGCTAGTAGTGGACGACCGGGCCCAGTTTTAATTGATATTCCTAAAGATGTGGGCTTTGAAGAATGTGATTATGTGCCGGTACTACCAGGACAGGTAAATTTAAGAGGTTTTCGTCCCACTCAGAAAGGAAATGCCCGCGCTTTAACCCAAGCGATTAAGCTCATTGAAGCCTCAGAACGTCCCTTACTCTATGTGGGTGGTGGGGCAATTACGTCTGGTGCTCATCAGGAATTACAAAAACTGGCAGAACATTTCCAAATTCCTGTGACTACTACTCTCATGGGATTGGGGTCTTTTGATGAAAATCATCCCCTATCTGTGTCAATGTTGGGAATGCACGGTACTGCTTATGCTAATTATGCGGTGAGTGAATGCGATTTATTAATTGCTGTGGGGGCGCGATTTGATGATCGGGTGACGGGTAAACTGGATGAGTTTGCCTCCAAGGCGAAAGTGATTCATATTGATATTGATCCTGCTGAAGTTGGGAAAAACCGCGCTCCAGAAGTCCCTGTAGTGGGAGATGTTCGTACTTGTCTCCAACAAATGCTCGATCGCATTGCTGAGTTGGGGATTCCCAAAAATGAGGAGCGCACTAAGGCTTGGTTAGAACGGATTAATGGTTGGCGCAAAACCTATCCGTTAGTTGTTCCTCAGTATGATGATTTTCTCTCGCCACAAGAGGTAATTGTAGAAATTGGTAAACAAGCTCCCTATGCTTACTATACAACGGATGTGGGACAGCATCAGATGTGGGCAGCCCAGTTTATTAATTTTGGCCCCCGACGTTGGATCTCTAGTTCTGGTTTAGGAACCATGGGCTATGGCGTTCCCGCTGCTATGGGCGTGAAAACGGCCGTCCCGGATCAGCAGGTGATTTGTGTTAGTGGTGATGCCAGTTTTCAAATGAATTTACAGGAGTTAGGAACGCTGGCGCAATATGGCATTAATGTCAAAACGGTGATTATTAATAATGGTTGGCAGGGAATGGTGCGACAATGGCAACAAACGTTCTTCCAAGAACGCTATTCTGCTTCTAATATGCAATCGGGAATGCCTGATTTTGTGAAGTTGTGTGAGGCGTATGGCTTGAAAGGAATTGCAGTGCGCGATCGCGCTAATCTTTCCGAGGCAATTACCGAAATGCTCAACCATGATGGGCCAGTGGTTTTAGATGCTCAAGTGAAAAAAGATGAAAATTGCTATCCTATGGTTGCCCCCGGTAAGAGTAATTCCCAAATGCTAGGGTTACAAGGGCAACCGTAA
- the purF gene encoding amidophosphoribosyltransferase → MSQPTVLPSDEAPDKPEEACAVFGVYAPGQDVAKLSYFGLYALQHRGQESAGIATFNSNGVRLHKDMGLVARVFDEETLLQLPGNIAVGHTRYSTTGSSLVANAQPVVIPTRLGSLALAHNGNLVNAPQLKKCLEEDNYEFFSSTDSEMIAVAISQEVDSGKDWLEGAISAFNRCQGAYSLVIGTPKGLMGVRDPHGIRPLVIGVLADNPQHYVLASETAGLDIIGAEYVRDVEPGEIVWITEDGLASYHWSEKPEPKLCVFEMIYFSRPDSMVNNESLYSYRLRLGQQLAKESYVEADSVIPVPDSGVPAAIGFSHQSGITFEEGLIKNRYVGRTFIQPTQSMRESGIRMKLNPLKDVISGKRIIMVDDSIVRGTTSRKIVQALRDAGATEVHMRISSPPVTHPCFYGIDTDNQDQLIAATKSVEEIAEKIGVDSLAYLSWEGMLKATGEDPDHFCSACFTGDYPIEIPDQVKQSKLLLESQHCRLPQ, encoded by the coding sequence ATGTCACAACCCACAGTCCTCCCCTCTGACGAAGCCCCAGATAAACCCGAGGAGGCTTGCGCTGTCTTTGGTGTTTATGCCCCTGGCCAAGATGTTGCCAAGCTGAGTTACTTTGGACTCTACGCCCTACAACATCGCGGTCAAGAATCAGCAGGAATTGCTACCTTTAACTCAAATGGGGTGCGTCTGCATAAAGATATGGGGTTAGTTGCCCGAGTTTTTGATGAGGAAACTTTATTACAATTACCTGGAAATATTGCAGTGGGGCATACTCGCTACTCCACTACAGGTTCTAGTTTAGTGGCAAATGCCCAACCCGTGGTTATCCCCACTCGACTTGGTTCTTTAGCTTTAGCACATAATGGTAATCTTGTCAATGCTCCCCAACTAAAAAAATGCCTAGAAGAAGACAATTATGAGTTCTTTTCTAGTACAGACTCAGAAATGATTGCGGTGGCGATTTCTCAGGAAGTAGATAGCGGTAAAGACTGGCTAGAGGGGGCAATTAGTGCTTTTAATCGCTGTCAAGGGGCTTATAGCTTAGTCATTGGTACACCAAAAGGGTTAATGGGAGTGCGTGATCCTCATGGTATTCGTCCTTTAGTAATTGGGGTTCTAGCGGACAATCCACAGCACTATGTTCTTGCTTCAGAAACTGCAGGCTTAGATATTATTGGGGCGGAATATGTACGAGATGTGGAACCGGGGGAAATTGTTTGGATTACTGAAGATGGGTTAGCTTCCTATCACTGGTCAGAGAAGCCAGAACCCAAGTTATGTGTGTTTGAGATGATTTATTTCTCTCGTCCCGATAGTATGGTGAATAATGAAAGCCTCTACAGTTATCGCCTACGTTTGGGACAACAGTTAGCGAAAGAATCTTATGTCGAAGCGGATTCAGTGATTCCAGTTCCAGACTCAGGCGTTCCCGCAGCCATTGGGTTTTCTCATCAGTCGGGCATTACCTTTGAAGAAGGACTCATTAAGAATCGCTATGTGGGACGCACCTTTATTCAACCCACCCAGAGTATGCGAGAATCAGGGATTCGTATGAAATTAAATCCCCTGAAAGATGTTATTAGTGGGAAGCGCATCATTATGGTGGATGACTCCATTGTTCGGGGGACAACTAGCCGTAAAATTGTCCAAGCCCTCCGTGATGCAGGGGCAACTGAGGTTCACATGAGAATTTCCTCTCCCCCAGTTACTCACCCCTGTTTCTATGGTATTGATACCGATAACCAAGACCAACTAATTGCAGCAACAAAATCTGTAGAAGAGATTGCTGAAAAAATTGGTGTTGATTCTTTGGCTTATCTCAGTTGGGAAGGAATGTTAAAAGCTACAGGAGAGGATCCAGACCATTTCTGTTCTGCTTGCTTTACAGGAGATTATCCCATTGAAATTCCCGATCAAGTGAAACAGAGTAAGTTATTACTAGAAAGTCAGCATTGCCGACTTCCCCAATAA
- a CDS encoding pyridoxal phosphate-dependent aminotransferase — protein MQFAQRLDRIPPYLFAEINRKAQKLRAQGVDLINLGVGDPDLATPQPILETMHEAIEDPHTHNYPPYQGTIAFRKAVTEFMARRYGITDLNPETDVISSIGSKEAIHNTFLAFVNPGDYTLIPDPGYPVYKTATLFAEGTSYPMPLKPENDFLPQLSQIPVEIAQKAKLLWLNYPNNPTGALASLDFFREAVAFCQEHDILLCHDNAYAEIAYDGYQPPSVLQVPGAKDCAIEFHSASKSYNMTGWRVGFVVGNAFGIQGLARVKSNVDSGVFQAIQRAVMTALDTPRENIEAATAVYKQRRDILVEGLKSLGWEITPPKATLYMWVPVPPRYTSQEFANLLLDKCGIIVPPGNGYGASGEGFFRLALTISADRIQEAISRMKASGIHYP, from the coding sequence ATGCAATTTGCCCAGCGTCTAGATCGCATTCCCCCCTATCTCTTTGCCGAAATTAATCGTAAAGCCCAAAAACTCCGCGCTCAAGGAGTCGATCTCATTAACTTAGGAGTTGGCGATCCCGATTTAGCAACGCCTCAACCGATCCTAGAAACCATGCACGAAGCGATTGAAGATCCCCACACTCATAATTATCCCCCTTATCAGGGAACGATCGCGTTTCGCAAAGCAGTGACTGAGTTTATGGCGCGTCGGTATGGGATAACCGATCTTAACCCCGAAACAGACGTTATTTCCTCCATTGGTTCCAAAGAAGCCATCCACAATACTTTTTTAGCCTTTGTTAACCCCGGAGACTATACCCTAATTCCTGATCCCGGTTATCCCGTTTATAAAACCGCTACCCTATTTGCGGAGGGCACTTCTTACCCCATGCCCTTAAAACCAGAAAATGATTTTTTACCGCAGTTGAGCCAAATTCCTGTCGAAATTGCCCAGAAAGCAAAACTGCTGTGGCTGAATTATCCAAATAACCCCACAGGCGCGTTAGCCAGTTTAGACTTTTTTCGAGAAGCTGTTGCCTTTTGCCAAGAACATGATATTTTACTCTGCCATGATAATGCTTATGCCGAAATTGCTTATGATGGCTATCAGCCTCCTAGTGTACTGCAAGTGCCAGGGGCAAAAGACTGCGCGATCGAGTTTCACAGTGCCTCGAAATCTTATAATATGACTGGTTGGCGTGTGGGATTTGTTGTGGGTAACGCCTTTGGGATTCAAGGATTAGCTAGAGTGAAAAGTAATGTTGATTCTGGGGTTTTTCAAGCCATCCAACGGGCTGTGATGACTGCTTTAGACACCCCTCGCGAAAACATTGAAGCAGCAACTGCCGTTTATAAACAGCGACGAGATATCTTAGTAGAGGGGTTAAAATCCCTCGGCTGGGAAATTACCCCTCCAAAAGCTACCCTTTATATGTGGGTTCCGGTTCCCCCTCGCTATACCTCTCAAGAATTTGCCAATTTACTTTTAGACAAGTGTGGGATTATTGTTCCCCCTGGAAATGGTTATGGCGCTTCAGGAGAAGGATTTTTCCGTCTTGCCCTAACCATCTCTGCTGATCGCATTCAAGAAGCTATCTCTCGGATGAAGGCTTCAGGGATTCATTACCCCTAA
- a CDS encoding WD40 repeat domain-containing protein → MKSRIAFQPTWEKHLSDYITAVKWSKTGDYLAVSSAAGEVILFRGERLEQVLLQSPTGFSVDCLEFSHDDQFLACGGQSGTVTIWNLSTDFPQCVSNLEYPSTWIDHLTWNPVNNELVFSLGKYAQVWDAKSQEIITTLNFASSSVMDLDWRNDGLWLAVGGYKATQVWNCRDWDDDPEIVEVPSASTTVKWSPDCRYLACGDIDSTLVVTEWGNPTPWLMQGFTGKVRQLAWSAFPTRSGAPLLAAGSGCDIVVWQRSKNENVGWSDEVVSHESSISAIAFHPKTVTLASVAKDGKVNLWHRGQKLLQSLDGAFNAFTCLHWHPKGSHLVAGGEDGEIILWSNSQRHS, encoded by the coding sequence ATGAAAAGTCGCATTGCTTTCCAACCCACTTGGGAAAAACATCTATCAGACTATATTACGGCGGTTAAATGGTCAAAAACTGGTGACTATTTAGCCGTTAGTTCTGCCGCTGGGGAAGTTATCTTATTTCGCGGTGAGAGGTTAGAACAAGTATTATTACAATCACCCACTGGGTTTTCTGTAGATTGCTTAGAATTTTCCCATGATGATCAATTTCTTGCTTGTGGGGGGCAAAGTGGAACCGTCACTATTTGGAATTTATCTACAGATTTCCCCCAATGTGTTAGTAATCTCGAATATCCCTCGACATGGATTGATCATTTAACTTGGAATCCAGTCAATAACGAGTTGGTTTTTAGCCTTGGGAAATATGCCCAAGTTTGGGATGCAAAAAGCCAAGAGATTATAACCACTCTCAATTTTGCTAGTTCTTCGGTTATGGATTTAGATTGGCGCAATGATGGCTTATGGCTAGCTGTGGGAGGCTATAAAGCCACACAAGTGTGGAATTGCCGAGACTGGGATGATGACCCCGAAATTGTGGAAGTTCCTTCAGCTAGTACTACTGTAAAATGGTCGCCTGATTGTCGTTACTTAGCTTGTGGGGATATTGACAGCACCCTTGTGGTTACAGAATGGGGGAATCCCACTCCGTGGCTCATGCAGGGGTTTACAGGGAAAGTGCGACAGTTAGCTTGGTCAGCGTTTCCCACTCGTTCCGGCGCGCCTCTCTTAGCGGCTGGTAGTGGTTGTGATATTGTGGTTTGGCAACGTAGCAAGAATGAAAACGTGGGCTGGAGTGATGAAGTGGTTAGTCATGAGTCATCAATTAGCGCGATCGCGTTTCACCCTAAAACTGTTACCCTTGCCTCAGTAGCCAAAGATGGGAAAGTTAACCTCTGGCATCGCGGTCAGAAACTATTACAATCTTTAGACGGCGCGTTCAATGCCTTTACCTGCCTCCATTGGCATCCCAAAGGAAGTCATCTAGTAGCAGGGGGAGAGGATGGGGAAATCATCCTCTGGTCAAATAGCCAACGCCATTCCTAG
- a CDS encoding sensor histidine kinase: MFQTTRRRLALWYATVTAILLLFFAAGMYGYVRSTLIERIDDTLKHVVEVVERSLIIEPIATEDNGYRLNIETNFQNNTNTLEDDHIELEWFNPQGELLWSTFSETLDHPLHKDRLAETVHLKTGYLLRQITKPIKFQKQTLGYLRVSHPWFEVTKPTRQLLLDLSLGITIMVILVAGISWWLSGIAIQPVKESYNSLKQFTADASHELRNPIAMIQTNVQMALNYPDSNLQQQQLQVIERLTQRLGKLVNDLLFLARSDSGMLEIKQQSVSLDALLMEVVEEQSAIAQQKGINLNLEIPESNEDQGFMIQGDWDQLARLFTNLISNAIEHSNSDELTTSSTVTIQLSPYKRNHHHGLKVQVQDTGKGIPQEEIPHLFDRFYRVSPYPKMTETKGSTGAGLGLAIARAIVENHQGQIQVNSVPQQGTTFTVIFAQS, translated from the coding sequence ATGTTTCAAACCACACGCAGACGATTAGCTTTATGGTACGCCACGGTAACAGCTATTTTACTCTTATTCTTTGCTGCAGGAATGTATGGTTATGTGCGAAGTACCTTAATTGAACGGATTGATGATACTTTAAAGCACGTTGTGGAAGTTGTTGAACGATCGCTGATTATTGAACCCATTGCTACTGAGGATAATGGTTATCGTCTGAACATTGAAACTAATTTTCAAAATAATACAAATACTTTAGAAGATGATCATATTGAACTAGAATGGTTTAATCCCCAAGGGGAGTTATTATGGTCAACTTTTTCCGAAACTTTAGATCATCCTCTTCATAAAGATCGCTTAGCTGAAACCGTTCATTTAAAAACGGGATATTTACTACGCCAAATAACAAAACCGATTAAATTTCAAAAGCAAACTTTAGGGTATTTGCGGGTGAGTCATCCTTGGTTTGAGGTAACAAAACCGACACGCCAGTTACTATTAGATTTAAGCCTTGGCATTACTATTATGGTAATTTTAGTTGCTGGAATTAGTTGGTGGTTATCAGGAATTGCCATTCAGCCTGTTAAGGAGTCTTACAATAGCTTAAAACAATTTACTGCTGATGCTTCCCATGAATTACGAAATCCGATCGCGATGATTCAAACTAATGTCCAAATGGCTTTAAATTATCCTGATAGTAATCTTCAGCAACAGCAGCTACAAGTGATTGAACGGTTAACTCAACGTTTGGGAAAGTTAGTGAATGATTTGTTGTTTCTCGCCAGATCAGATAGTGGAATGTTGGAAATTAAACAGCAGTCGGTTTCTTTAGATGCTTTATTAATGGAGGTAGTAGAAGAACAAAGCGCGATCGCGCAACAAAAGGGAATTAATTTGAATTTAGAGATTCCAGAATCAAATGAAGATCAAGGGTTTATGATCCAAGGAGACTGGGATCAACTGGCAAGATTATTTACGAATTTAATTAGTAACGCGATCGAGCATTCCAACTCTGATGAACTCACCACTTCTTCCACAGTTACTATTCAATTAAGCCCCTATAAACGTAATCATCATCATGGTCTAAAAGTCCAAGTTCAAGACACAGGAAAAGGGATTCCTCAAGAAGAAATTCCCCATCTATTTGATCGGTTTTATCGGGTTTCTCCCTACCCAAAAATGACAGAAACCAAAGGGAGTACCGGGGCAGGCTTAGGACTCGCGATCGCGCGAGCAATTGTGGAAAACCATCAAGGGCAAATTCAAGTTAATAGTGTCCCTCAACAAGGAACAACTTTCACCGTTATATTTGCCCAGAGTTGA
- a CDS encoding DUF2214 family protein translates to MWDSAIVAYIHYLSFGLVLASLIVERQTMKSELTIRQGWVILIADGIYGTAATALLATGVLRLLYFGKGTEFYTENPVFWAKVILFFTIAGISLYPTISYLMWIGKLRQNIAPKLTPFRTNLINWIINIELVGFSAIPLLASMMARGIGLNWLS, encoded by the coding sequence ATGTGGGATAGCGCGATCGTTGCCTATATCCATTATTTAAGTTTTGGGCTGGTTCTGGCTTCGCTAATCGTCGAACGCCAAACCATGAAATCCGAACTAACCATCCGCCAAGGGTGGGTAATTTTGATCGCTGATGGGATTTATGGCACAGCGGCGACTGCCCTTCTAGCGACTGGAGTTTTACGCTTATTATACTTTGGCAAAGGAACCGAGTTTTATACCGAAAACCCAGTATTTTGGGCAAAAGTTATCCTCTTTTTTACGATCGCTGGTATTTCCTTGTATCCCACAATTTCATACTTGATGTGGATTGGGAAGTTACGACAAAATATTGCGCCAAAGTTAACTCCTTTTCGCACCAATCTCATTAATTGGATTATCAATATTGAACTGGTAGGATTTAGCGCAATTCCCTTGTTAGCTTCAATGATGGCACGAGGAATTGGATTAAATTGGCTTTCTTAG